The following are from one region of the Thermodesulfovibrionales bacterium genome:
- a CDS encoding alanine--glyoxylate aminotransferase family protein, with the protein MPIKKYLLAPGPTPVPPEVLLKMAMPIIHHRAPDFIPVLDEAKNGLKWIFQTKNDVLILCSTGTGGMVGAVNNFFNPGDKVIVVNGGKFGERWTKICQAYGLNVHEIMVEWGYSVKPEQVEEALKKVPDAKGLFIQSCETSTGVYHDIEGIARVLKNYPEVLFIVDSISALVAHDIKTDELGIDVHVAGSQKGLMLPPGLAFVSVSEKAWKRAESSKMPRFYFNFKKERENLQKNQTNFTSAVTLIIGLNESLRLLKQEGLENVFKRHARLAHATRKAMEAIGLKLFAKDSPSNSVTAIEAPPGLDGQAIYKNLREKYGITGAGGQDKLKGKIFRIAHLGYADTFDVITAVSGVEMVLKSMGYNIKLGTGVGVAEEILMEE; encoded by the coding sequence ATGCCTATTAAGAAGTATCTTCTTGCACCAGGTCCAACACCTGTTCCACCAGAGGTATTACTGAAAATGGCAATGCCCATAATACATCACAGGGCACCTGATTTTATTCCTGTTCTGGATGAGGCAAAAAACGGTCTCAAATGGATTTTCCAGACAAAGAATGATGTCCTTATCCTGTGTTCAACAGGTACCGGCGGGATGGTAGGTGCTGTTAATAATTTCTTTAATCCTGGAGATAAAGTTATAGTTGTAAATGGTGGCAAATTTGGTGAAAGGTGGACAAAGATCTGTCAGGCCTACGGACTGAATGTTCATGAGATAATGGTCGAATGGGGTTATTCTGTTAAGCCGGAGCAGGTTGAAGAAGCACTGAAAAAGGTTCCCGATGCAAAAGGGCTCTTTATACAATCCTGTGAGACCTCTACAGGTGTTTATCATGATATAGAGGGTATTGCCAGGGTTCTTAAAAATTATCCAGAGGTTCTTTTTATAGTGGATTCTATTAGTGCCCTGGTTGCCCATGATATAAAAACTGATGAACTGGGAATAGATGTCCATGTAGCAGGCTCTCAGAAAGGTCTCATGCTTCCTCCAGGTCTTGCATTTGTAAGTGTATCTGAAAAGGCATGGAAGAGGGCAGAGTCTTCAAAGATGCCAAGATTTTATTTTAATTTTAAGAAAGAAAGAGAAAATCTGCAGAAGAACCAGACAAATTTTACTTCAGCCGTTACCCTTATAATAGGTCTCAACGAAAGCCTGAGACTTCTTAAACAGGAGGGTCTTGAGAATGTCTTTAAAAGGCATGCAAGACTTGCTCATGCAACAAGAAAGGCTATGGAGGCTATAGGTCTTAAACTCTTTGCAAAGGATTCTCCAAGTAATTCAGTCACAGCAATAGAGGCACCGCCTGGTTTAGATGGCCAGGCAATATATAAAAATCTGAGAGAAAAATATGGTATTACAGGTGCTGGTGGTCAGGATAAGCTGAAGGGTAAGATATTCAGGATAGCTCATCTTGGATACGCCGATACCTTTGATGTTATTACTGCAGTAAGCGGTGTTGAGATGGTTCTTAAATCTATGGGATATAATATAAAGCTCGGCACAGGTGTCGGTGTTGCTGAAGAAATTTTAATGGAGGAGTAG